One Halarcobacter ebronensis genomic window carries:
- a CDS encoding TonB-dependent receptor, which yields MYSKKNLMIFLLVIINCQTLFANNSINNLDEITVTANKIEENIKDVPQSITIIDAETIENKGIKTVSDVIDIIPNMYMNPENHGGAINFRGLNTSMFTNSNPIVIYVDGVPTSSRNAFEISMENIEKIEVLRGPQGTLYGKDAIGGVINIITKAPANETNGSIGFEYGTNNYNRETFNINTPILKDKLFLNLNSEISSDEGWITNNYNGNDKAAKENSYKLGSSLYFKATDNFSTKLVIKREKRKNYWGNYSVMQNVVSLDQFSKNSVKNANFDMPTIENNEIDTQSLNLKYETDNYLIEAITSHKDTDFKSTYDIDFTANTSLDGSFMTRNTNTETYTNEIRVSNKSENLRWIGGVYFDSEKIKEDPYSQTLYVSGVKAAYANATSSSDNSTSAIFTQMMIPLNSSFDLTLGARYQRVKKEIDMTVDGSSSFDFNADKTWDVFIPKGALSYKINDNLSTYLSVSKGYMAGGFNSFASSSNVENNRFEPQKSTNYEIGIKSIFDNLILNASIFRMNINDIHIYKQVLGNYYTDNADKAHSQGIEFDFTYLPTDTIEVNGALGFIDTKYDSYDAGDYNFSGNKIENTPSHTASLSISYYHPSGFYARGDIKNQGSLYFYDDRQKKFLKNKGYTTIDAKVGYKYSNFDIFAYAKNLTNEEYITYYQSSSIVSLATFADQRTIGIGLRYRF from the coding sequence ATGTATTCAAAAAAAAATTTAATGATTTTTTTACTTGTAATAATTAATTGTCAAACTCTTTTTGCAAACAATTCAATTAATAACTTGGATGAAATCACAGTGACTGCAAATAAAATTGAAGAGAACATTAAAGATGTTCCCCAAAGTATTACTATAATTGATGCTGAAACCATAGAAAACAAGGGAATAAAAACGGTTTCTGATGTAATAGATATAATTCCTAATATGTATATGAATCCAGAAAATCATGGAGGAGCTATAAATTTTAGGGGATTAAATACTTCAATGTTTACCAATTCAAACCCAATTGTAATCTATGTGGATGGGGTTCCCACAAGTAGTAGAAATGCATTTGAAATTTCTATGGAAAATATAGAAAAAATTGAAGTATTAAGAGGCCCTCAAGGAACTTTGTATGGTAAGGATGCTATTGGAGGTGTTATTAATATAATAACAAAAGCCCCAGCAAATGAAACAAATGGGAGTATTGGTTTTGAATATGGAACTAATAACTATAACAGAGAAACTTTTAATATAAATACTCCAATACTTAAAGATAAACTTTTTTTGAATTTGAATAGTGAAATATCTTCTGATGAAGGTTGGATTACAAATAATTACAATGGTAATGATAAAGCTGCAAAGGAGAATAGTTATAAGTTAGGGTCTTCTTTATATTTTAAGGCTACCGATAATTTTTCTACGAAATTGGTAATAAAAAGAGAAAAAAGAAAAAATTATTGGGGAAATTATAGTGTAATGCAAAATGTTGTAAGTTTAGATCAATTTAGTAAAAATTCTGTAAAAAATGCAAATTTTGATATGCCCACAATTGAAAATAATGAGATAGATACTCAAAGTTTGAATTTGAAATATGAAACAGATAACTATCTTATTGAGGCAATTACCTCACATAAAGATACAGATTTTAAAAGTACTTATGATATTGATTTTACAGCTAATACATCTCTTGATGGTTCTTTTATGACTCGAAATACAAATACTGAGACTTATACTAACGAGATAAGAGTATCAAATAAAAGTGAGAATCTTAGATGGATAGGGGGAGTATATTTTGATTCTGAGAAAATCAAAGAGGATCCTTATAGTCAAACACTTTATGTATCAGGAGTAAAAGCTGCGTATGCAAACGCAACTTCAAGTAGTGACAATAGTACAAGTGCAATATTTACTCAGATGATGATACCTTTAAATAGTAGTTTTGATTTAACATTAGGAGCTAGATATCAAAGAGTAAAAAAAGAGATAGATATGACAGTGGATGGTTCTTCAAGCTTTGATTTTAATGCAGATAAGACATGGGATGTGTTTATTCCTAAAGGTGCGCTATCTTATAAAATAAATGATAATTTATCTACTTATTTATCTGTGTCAAAAGGTTATATGGCAGGTGGTTTCAATAGCTTTGCTTCTTCTTCAAATGTTGAGAATAACAGATTTGAACCACAAAAATCTACAAACTATGAGATTGGAATAAAGAGTATTTTTGATAATCTTATCTTAAATGCTTCAATATTTAGAATGAATATAAATGATATTCATATTTATAAACAAGTATTAGGAAATTATTATACTGATAATGCCGATAAAGCACATTCTCAAGGTATAGAGTTTGATTTTACTTATCTACCAACAGATACAATAGAGGTAAATGGAGCATTAGGTTTTATAGATACAAAATATGATTCTTATGATGCAGGGGATTATAATTTTAGTGGAAATAAAATAGAAAATACTCCATCTCATACAGCAAGTTTGAGTATATCATACTACCATCCAAGTGGTTTTTATGCAAGGGGTGATATAAAAAATCAAGGTTCTTTATATTTTTATGATGATAGACAAAAAAAATTCTTAAAAAATAAAGGATATACGACAATTGATGCCAAAGTAGGTTATAAATATTCAAATTTTGATATCTTTGCATATGCTAAGAATTTAACAAATGAAGAGTATATAACATATTATCAATCAAGTTCAATTGTATCCCTTGCTACTTTTGCTGATCAAAGAACCATTGGAATAGGACTTAGATATAGATTTTAG
- a CDS encoding AraC family transcriptional regulator, translating to MSRYLSSNQLWDTICKKLCYPNSNRGKNNISIKDDYGEININHFSTGFGIIYSSFIANFYEDTIVENCNSYNSSFLSFNTGNTIYMKDSFIKNEMQWDSNICLNGEQYSGHISLSKHKKNQRVMMHYIGFDNSLFKDFTQNNQNYKNIKPLYKGERIEVNFNNHINTHQKTLLNDLLVTSALEDKLQTLYLESKLLELIYASVNSVENQNRTNEIYLSSQDIESLNRAKKILIENITNPPSLKELAYKSAINEFKLKKGFKQLFGNTVYGFLQEYRLNKAKKLLESNEININEASLIVGYKCSSHFSRIFKNQFGITPLEIKKENRCKVYC from the coding sequence ATGAGCAGATATCTTTCATCAAATCAACTTTGGGATACCATTTGTAAAAAATTATGTTATCCAAATAGTAATAGAGGGAAAAATAATATTTCCATTAAAGATGATTATGGAGAAATAAATATTAATCATTTTAGTACAGGATTTGGAATTATTTACTCCTCTTTTATTGCAAATTTCTATGAAGATACTATTGTTGAAAATTGTAATTCATATAACTCATCCTTTCTTAGTTTTAATACTGGAAATACAATTTATATGAAAGATTCTTTTATCAAAAACGAGATGCAATGGGATTCCAACATTTGTCTAAACGGAGAACAATATTCAGGACATATTTCCCTTTCTAAACACAAAAAAAATCAACGAGTAATGATGCACTATATTGGTTTTGACAACAGTTTATTTAAAGATTTTACACAAAATAATCAAAATTACAAAAATATAAAACCTCTATATAAGGGTGAAAGAATAGAAGTAAATTTTAATAATCATATTAATACTCACCAAAAAACTCTTCTTAATGATTTATTAGTTACCTCTGCATTAGAGGATAAACTTCAGACTCTATATTTAGAATCAAAACTTTTAGAACTTATTTATGCAAGTGTAAATTCTGTTGAAAATCAAAATAGAACAAATGAGATCTACTTAAGTTCACAAGATATAGAATCTTTAAACAGAGCTAAAAAAATTTTAATTGAAAATATAACAAATCCTCCATCTTTAAAAGAATTGGCTTACAAATCAGCAATAAATGAATTTAAACTAAAAAAAGGGTTTAAACAACTTTTTGGGAATACAGTTTATGGATTTCTACAAGAGTATAGATTGAATAAGGCTAAAAAGCTTCTTGAATCCAATGAGATAAATATAAACGAAGCCTCTTTAATAGTTGGATATAAATGTTCAAGTCATTTTAGTAGAATATTTAAAAATCAGTTTGGAATAACTCCATTAGAGATAAAAAAAGAGAATCGTTGTAAAGTTTATTGCTAA
- a CDS encoding MFS transporter, whose protein sequence is MKKKLNIKDLSLLLSLYTSQYIGLAFFMQALIGILRQNGVSLENLGIIYMLGLFWVFRFLWAPFIDKIEFKKIGHYKGWIIIFQFLMTIILLVVSIFNVINDLKTIIILSILFAFLSSSQSIALDGFVYKSVFKKQRAIAMSIKTSSGFIGMVLGGGVGLILYTHIGWMFTLIIVATTMFIALIQMLFYKETKTKKENIQKSIDYKQYINFWKSKKKLQWLILLLLYPASISAAYGMSTPILVDLGWSLDKIGFIVHIVGYSIGILASFTSSWFIKKFGKKYILIGAAIGQTLGTLLLLVLFHDSSNLTTILVIGFIFSSYTPSMVIMSTFMMNQSSQKSPASQFAIQHSIFSFSGIIFSSLSVSLSGIFGYENIILTCSFIGLFAVYMSTKIDKIVNINTYSIKK, encoded by the coding sequence ATGAAAAAAAAACTTAATATTAAAGACTTGTCACTACTACTTAGCCTCTATACCTCACAATATATCGGATTAGCTTTTTTTATGCAAGCTCTAATTGGTATACTTAGACAAAATGGTGTTTCCTTAGAAAATTTAGGTATTATTTATATGCTTGGACTATTTTGGGTATTTAGATTCTTGTGGGCACCATTTATAGATAAAATAGAATTTAAAAAAATTGGTCATTATAAAGGTTGGATTATAATATTTCAATTTTTAATGACTATTATTCTTCTTGTTGTATCTATTTTTAATGTAATTAATGATCTTAAAACAATTATTATTTTAAGTATTCTATTTGCTTTTTTATCTTCTTCTCAAAGTATTGCACTTGATGGTTTTGTCTATAAATCTGTTTTTAAAAAACAAAGAGCAATTGCAATGTCTATTAAAACCTCAAGTGGTTTTATAGGAATGGTTTTAGGTGGTGGGGTAGGATTAATTCTTTATACGCATATAGGTTGGATGTTCACACTAATAATTGTTGCTACAACTATGTTTATAGCACTTATTCAAATGCTATTTTATAAAGAGACAAAAACTAAAAAAGAGAATATACAAAAAAGTATTGATTATAAACAGTATATAAATTTTTGGAAAAGTAAGAAAAAATTACAATGGCTAATATTATTACTTCTATATCCAGCCTCTATTAGTGCAGCTTATGGAATGAGTACACCCATTCTAGTTGATTTAGGATGGAGTTTAGATAAAATAGGTTTTATTGTACATATTGTAGGTTATAGTATAGGAATACTTGCATCATTTACCAGTTCATGGTTTATTAAAAAATTTGGGAAGAAATATATTTTAATTGGCGCTGCAATAGGACAAACATTAGGAACATTACTTTTATTAGTGTTATTCCATGATAGCAGTAATCTAACAACAATTTTAGTAATTGGATTCATATTTTCATCATATACGCCTTCTATGGTAATTATGTCAACATTTATGATGAATCAATCTTCACAAAAATCTCCTGCATCACAATTTGCCATACAACATAGTATATTCTCATTTTCAGGAATAATCTTTAGTTCTTTGTCAGTCTCTTTATCAGGTATTTTTGGATATGAAAATATAATACTTACTTGTTCTTTTATTGGTTTATTTGCTGTCTATATGTCAACAAAGATAGATAAAATAGTTAATATAAATACCTATTCTATAAAAAAGTAG
- a CDS encoding DUF134 domain-containing protein, producing the protein MAREKLERKLELKPVSKYFGPKDIEAKQDVILLHEELEAIHLMDSFCMYQEDAAKRMNVSRATFARIIKSARKKISLALITGSNIKVHEIKNEFHVAVCSNSNTELEYADPEARYIWIFFIKDYKLKSVNCINNPAYNNEEDAPCNILPDVLYDYTVNYFLVGDIDYDLKISLIAKGIYPILQEEVTKDNIVSIFQ; encoded by the coding sequence ATGGCAAGAGAGAAGCTTGAAAGAAAGTTAGAGTTAAAGCCCGTATCAAAATATTTCGGACCAAAAGATATTGAAGCAAAACAAGATGTAATCTTATTGCATGAAGAACTTGAAGCAATTCATTTAATGGACTCTTTTTGTATGTATCAAGAGGATGCTGCAAAAAGAATGAATGTATCAAGAGCTACTTTTGCAAGAATTATCAAAAGTGCTAGAAAAAAGATTTCACTTGCGCTTATTACGGGAAGCAATATAAAAGTTCACGAAATAAAAAATGAATTTCATGTCGCAGTATGCTCAAATAGTAATACTGAACTAGAATATGCAGATCCAGAAGCTAGGTATATCTGGATATTTTTTATAAAAGATTATAAATTAAAATCGGTAAACTGTATTAATAATCCTGCATATAATAATGAGGAAGATGCACCTTGTAATATTCTACCAGATGTTTTATACGATTATACAGTAAACTATTTTCTTGTGGGAGATATTGATTATGATTTAAAAATATCTCTTATTGCAAAAGGTATTTACCCTATTTTACAAGAAGAAGTTACAAAAGATAATATTGTAAGTATTTTTCAATAG
- the htpX gene encoding zinc metalloprotease HtpX — MEQIKTVFLLTLLTVLFVSIGFYFGGTNGMLIAFLLAAGMNFYAYYYSDKQVLSHYNATPIEDTRHPVYIITKRLVQKANLPMPKVYLIPDHTPNAFATGRNYENAAVAVTMGLYEMLNEKELEGVIAHELSHIKHYDMLIGTIAAVFAGAIAMIANMMQFSAMFGGNNNRQGGNPIVMILMAILLPLAASVIQMTVSRSREFMADEGAAKMTGNVEGLQSALIKLENYAKRGNPLHNATEQTAHMFIINPFSGMKSSLGNLFRTHPTTEDRIARLEELKFDL; from the coding sequence ATGGAACAAATAAAAACAGTTTTTTTGTTAACTCTATTAACAGTGTTATTTGTGTCAATTGGGTTCTATTTTGGTGGTACAAATGGAATGTTGATTGCATTTTTGCTTGCAGCAGGAATGAATTTTTATGCATATTATTATTCTGATAAACAGGTATTAAGCCACTATAATGCAACACCTATTGAAGATACAAGACATCCTGTTTATATTATTACAAAAAGATTAGTACAAAAAGCAAATCTTCCAATGCCAAAGGTCTATTTGATACCTGATCATACGCCAAATGCTTTTGCTACAGGAAGAAACTATGAAAATGCAGCAGTTGCAGTTACAATGGGATTGTATGAGATGTTAAATGAAAAAGAACTTGAAGGGGTTATTGCCCACGAACTTTCACATATAAAACATTATGATATGTTAATAGGAACAATTGCAGCAGTTTTTGCTGGGGCAATTGCAATGATTGCAAATATGATGCAATTTTCAGCCATGTTTGGTGGAAATAATAATAGACAAGGGGGAAACCCAATTGTAATGATTCTTATGGCTATATTGTTGCCGTTAGCAGCTTCTGTTATTCAAATGACTGTTAGTAGAAGTAGAGAGTTTATGGCTGATGAGGGCGCTGCTAAAATGACAGGAAATGTTGAAGGTTTACAAAGTGCTTTAATAAAACTTGAAAATTATGCAAAAAGAGGTAATCCTTTACATAATGCAACAGAACAAACTGCGCATATGTTTATTATAAACCCTTTTTCAGGTATGAAAAGCTCTTTAGGAAATCTGTTTAGAACCCATCCTACTACAGAAGATAGAATTGCAAGACTTGAAGAGTTAAAGTTTGATTTATAA